A region of Thermotoga sp. Mc24 DNA encodes the following proteins:
- a CDS encoding glycosyltransferase family 4 protein — MRLLVVSTIPPLRNVAPWIYVSGVIENMQKALKNLGYNPEISVWFSLNNDVNIEEKPSYDSFFNYIDNRFSKFHELIFPAKNPYCARYYRRDFADSLCEVIKNLSPEFILFANLPSAVYLEDIHKILPSKSKIILIEHNVESLIMHELGIYGKDTIRRFISRLKKKIVENFEKQVLAQVDLVISISEYDKQYFVKHFGIKNDKILVIPPLFDFSTGLFNNLDEAQNIISFIGSMDWYPNILGVHFFVENVLPKLIVKMEDLKFYIVGRNPVPSIFKLQKKYPQNIIVTGTVDNVEKYYKMSDAIVIPIFTGSGAKIKVLEAIASGVPTVMTSFVAKDYDFKKEKLLIADTPEDFAEKIRCLLTNKDFAKEISKNQEIIYQDYITRKSKEVQEMLKRFFLQK; from the coding sequence ATGAGATTATTGGTTGTTTCAACAATTCCTCCGTTGAGGAACGTGGCTCCTTGGATCTACGTTTCAGGAGTTATTGAAAATATGCAAAAAGCTCTAAAAAATCTTGGCTACAATCCAGAAATTTCAGTTTGGTTCTCACTAAATAATGATGTTAACATTGAAGAAAAGCCTAGTTATGATAGTTTTTTTAATTATATCGACAATAGATTTTCAAAATTTCACGAATTAATTTTTCCTGCGAAAAATCCATATTGTGCACGTTATTATCGTCGAGATTTCGCCGATTCTCTGTGCGAGGTGATAAAGAACTTATCACCAGAATTTATCCTGTTTGCAAACCTCCCATCTGCTGTTTATCTAGAGGATATCCATAAAATTTTGCCATCAAAAAGCAAAATTATCTTAATAGAACACAATGTTGAATCACTAATCATGCATGAACTCGGTATTTATGGAAAAGACACCATTAGAAGGTTTATAAGCAGATTAAAGAAAAAAATTGTAGAAAATTTTGAAAAGCAAGTACTAGCACAAGTAGATCTTGTAATAAGTATATCTGAGTATGATAAGCAATATTTTGTAAAGCATTTTGGAATAAAGAATGATAAGATTCTCGTTATTCCCCCCCTCTTTGATTTTTCAACGGGTCTATTCAATAACCTTGATGAAGCACAAAACATCATTTCTTTTATTGGAAGTATGGATTGGTATCCCAATATTCTAGGTGTGCATTTCTTTGTGGAAAATGTTCTTCCTAAACTCATCGTTAAAATGGAAGATTTGAAGTTTTATATTGTCGGTCGAAATCCTGTTCCTAGTATTTTCAAACTTCAAAAGAAATATCCCCAAAACATAATAGTAACTGGTACGGTCGACAACGTAGAAAAATACTACAAAATGAGTGATGCCATAGTAATACCAATATTCACAGGTTCAGGCGCAAAAATAAAAGTGTTAGAGGCTATAGCAAGTGGAGTGCCTACAGTTATGACTTCATTTGTAGCTAAGGATTATGATTTTAAAAAAGAAAAGTTGCTAATAGCTGATACACCAGAAGATTTTGCAGAAAAAATAAGATGTCTTTTAACCAATAAGGATTTCGCTAAAGAAATTTCGAAGAATCAAGAAATAATTTATCAAGATTACATAACAAGAAAATCAAAAGAAGTACAGGAAATGTTGAAAAGATTTTTCCTCCAAAAATAA
- a CDS encoding glycosyltransferase, with protein sequence MTAGSSRDDKIVPCGSPAAGGVEKLVTDLAGFSDRSKFEVSVLNVIQDTYWPEEEMLTETSIKVYTTDMTLSECVETDRWKRYLYYIKTMSRIWKIIKNLKPSIIHTHGYVQHLVLIPAVLQNIPVRIHTIRGVVEEAGLPGKNGSQV encoded by the coding sequence ATGACAGCGGGAAGCAGTCGGGATGATAAAATTGTTCCGTGTGGTTCCCCTGCCGCAGGTGGTGTCGAAAAGTTAGTGACTGATCTGGCAGGGTTCTCAGATCGATCGAAATTTGAAGTCAGCGTGCTAAATGTCATCCAGGACACGTACTGGCCAGAGGAAGAGATGCTCACTGAAACAAGTATCAAGGTTTACACAACCGATATGACACTATCCGAATGCGTGGAAACTGATAGGTGGAAACGCTACTTGTATTACATCAAAACCATGTCACGGATCTGGAAAATTATCAAAAATCTGAAGCCATCAATTATACACACGCATGGCTATGTACAGCATCTCGTATTGATTCCGGCTGTTCTTCAAAATATTCCCGTGAGAATTCACACTATTCGCGGTGTTGTTGAGGAGGCTGGACTGCCTGGTAAGAATGGCTCTCAAGTTTAA
- a CDS encoding glycosyltransferase has product MARNVGILKASGDYIVFVDSDDTVSPYLVQRIKEVLRKSEYEIIAWKYARKDHRGTELVDTAQFLRLYDDIETTGVEFLQSILSGKMNSYVCTVAIKRSFVVKNNILFTPGAKYGEDLEFLYKCFLLANKVYFVNDYLYYYFINTDSVTNRPADLSILHLYGSTKRLVRFIKGIEKIKNIGEQKETLIRIFESKAYESLIFSVFRIYISNKVNNNIMLQILSNNRIRNYFRNANLMYASRAVRLFRTFVLLFPPHLAIFLRPALRSFMKSLYRAYKKKKLVIP; this is encoded by the coding sequence GTGGCAAGAAACGTTGGGATTTTAAAAGCTTCTGGGGATTACATTGTATTTGTCGATAGTGATGATACAGTATCTCCATATTTGGTTCAGCGGATAAAGGAAGTGTTAAGAAAATCAGAATATGAAATCATTGCATGGAAGTATGCTCGAAAAGATCATCGAGGAACAGAGCTAGTAGATACTGCTCAATTCCTAAGATTATATGATGATATTGAAACTACAGGTGTTGAATTTCTTCAGAGTATCTTATCAGGAAAAATGAATTCTTATGTTTGTACGGTTGCTATTAAAAGGTCTTTTGTTGTTAAAAATAACATACTTTTCACACCAGGAGCAAAGTATGGCGAAGATTTGGAGTTCTTGTACAAATGTTTTTTGCTTGCCAACAAAGTTTATTTCGTGAATGATTATCTTTATTACTATTTCATAAATACTGACTCCGTAACTAATCGACCGGCCGATCTTAGTATCTTACATCTATACGGCAGTACTAAAAGACTCGTTAGATTTATCAAAGGAATCGAGAAAATTAAAAATATTGGTGAGCAAAAAGAAACGTTGATCAGAATATTCGAATCGAAAGCTTATGAATCACTCATATTCTCTGTTTTCCGTATTTATATAAGCAATAAAGTGAACAACAATATAATGTTGCAAATTCTTAGTAACAATCGTATTCGCAATTATTTCCGAAACGCTAATTTAATGTATGCTAGCAGAGCCGTACGACTATTTAGAACTTTTGTGTTATTATTTCCACCACATTTGGCAATATTCTTAAGGCCCGCTCTACGAAGTTTTATGAAGAGTTTATATAGGGCGTACAAAAAAAAGAAATTGGTAATACCATAG
- a CDS encoding polysaccharide pyruvyl transferase family protein — translation MRCGILSLVGRKYNNNYGAVLQAFALQTFLKKMGIKPEYIDYHPNVKPRSSIIKYRLNKLVKRFRNDGVKVALKSIFEYIQIRVNKQIFRNLEKIRQQKFDNFREKYLSFSEKSYTNIDDLQISMEKLTGYHYHFLLVGSDQVWNPAIVSTNALRAYLLDFKIKVPKISYASSVGHQIPTTLEDYYKKCLKDFDFISVREKQSAQEIEKILGYSPKIVVDPTLLLTSEEWAKIISPPNFQVRRPYIFVYDIYRSKDILDAMEDLKTEYVNYTPIIRLKKLRYRNCSYTYYTEGPSEFLWFVKNSDFVVTSSFHGTAFAIIFKKPFYSILWDKPEKQGQNGRITYLLDELGLSDRYFVDPKEILRRGLDTDIDWNKVHEKLNAMRRDSVKWLLNALENIRERIVQ, via the coding sequence ATGCGATGTGGAATTTTATCGTTAGTTGGCAGGAAATACAACAACAATTACGGTGCTGTTTTGCAAGCTTTTGCCTTACAAACTTTTTTAAAGAAAATGGGAATAAAACCCGAGTACATCGATTATCACCCTAATGTTAAACCGCGGTCAAGCATAATTAAATATCGGTTAAATAAACTTGTGAAGCGTTTTCGAAACGATGGGGTGAAAGTTGCTCTCAAAAGTATTTTCGAATATATACAAATAAGAGTTAATAAACAAATTTTCAGAAATTTAGAAAAAATAAGACAACAAAAATTCGACAATTTTAGAGAGAAGTACTTGTCCTTCAGTGAGAAATCTTATACAAACATCGATGATCTACAAATTTCCATGGAAAAACTAACTGGATATCACTATCATTTTCTTCTAGTAGGATCTGATCAGGTTTGGAATCCTGCGATAGTTTCAACTAATGCACTTCGGGCTTACCTATTAGACTTTAAGATAAAGGTACCCAAAATTTCTTACGCATCAAGTGTGGGGCACCAGATCCCAACTACTCTCGAGGATTACTATAAAAAGTGCCTCAAAGATTTTGACTTTATCTCAGTTAGAGAGAAACAAAGTGCTCAGGAAATAGAGAAAATACTTGGTTACAGTCCTAAGATAGTAGTTGATCCGACGCTGTTACTGACTTCAGAAGAGTGGGCGAAAATCATCTCACCTCCAAATTTTCAGGTTAGAAGACCATATATATTTGTTTATGACATTTACAGATCAAAGGATATACTTGACGCTATGGAAGATTTGAAAACAGAATACGTAAATTATACGCCTATCATTCGACTTAAAAAACTTAGATATAGAAATTGCTCTTATACCTACTACACAGAGGGTCCGTCAGAGTTCCTCTGGTTTGTAAAGAACTCTGACTTTGTAGTGACATCTTCGTTCCACGGAACAGCATTTGCGATTATTTTCAAAAAGCCTTTTTACTCTATTCTTTGGGATAAACCAGAAAAACAAGGTCAAAATGGTAGAATTACCTATCTTTTAGATGAATTAGGATTGTCAGATCGTTACTTTGTAGATCCAAAAGAAATACTGAGAAGGGGTTTAGATACCGATATAGACTGGAACAAAGTACATGAAAAGCTAAATGCAATGAGAAGAGACTCTGTTAAATGGCTGCTAAATGCTCTTGAAAACATAAGGGAGAGAATAGTTCAATGA
- a CDS encoding Coenzyme F420 hydrogenase/dehydrogenase, beta subunit C-terminal domain → MKYYQKNVSLVVNEGKCAGCYACYNICPLKAIEMRLSDEGFYVPNINDTLCSECGLCLNVCPVVNIPSGNRFPSPIAYTAWSLNETTRISSSSGGIYPELARMVLEKKGVVFAVGWSKEWFAEHKEVTDTQKIPETLGSKYVQSKVGDSYEKVIGYISGGKQVLFVGTPCQIAGLRNVIKQERITENDVILVDLVCHGVPSLFAFKKYLKEHFETDKIESIQFRNKSKGWTRFQIVIETIDGKKYEAVYYKDSFFYGFLINLYLASICYNCPFSKIPRQGDITLGDFWGVPKEYKDERGVSVVLVNSEKGNEFFSELIEGKRIFAEQVPLEIAAKSNPRIISGRLEIPKEREQILKALNNKSWKYIARKYIKPPVGLRSIIIRRGLSFAKRMIKKIFKE, encoded by the coding sequence ATGAAATATTACCAAAAGAATGTATCATTGGTTGTTAATGAGGGCAAATGTGCTGGCTGTTATGCATGCTATAACATATGCCCTTTGAAAGCAATAGAAATGCGTTTGTCAGATGAGGGATTCTATGTACCTAATATTAATGATACTTTATGTTCCGAATGTGGTCTATGTTTAAACGTTTGTCCAGTTGTTAACATACCTTCTGGCAACAGATTTCCAAGTCCAATAGCATACACTGCTTGGTCTTTGAATGAAACAACGCGAATAAGTTCATCATCTGGGGGTATATATCCTGAACTTGCAAGAATGGTATTGGAAAAGAAGGGTGTAGTATTCGCAGTTGGGTGGAGTAAAGAATGGTTTGCTGAGCACAAGGAAGTTACTGATACTCAGAAAATTCCAGAAACGCTAGGCTCTAAATACGTCCAAAGTAAAGTTGGAGACTCGTACGAGAAAGTAATTGGATACATCAGCGGAGGGAAACAAGTTCTTTTTGTTGGAACGCCGTGCCAGATTGCTGGTTTAAGGAATGTTATCAAACAAGAGCGAATAACCGAAAACGATGTCATACTTGTGGATCTTGTATGCCACGGCGTACCATCGTTATTTGCTTTTAAGAAGTATCTCAAAGAGCATTTTGAGACGGACAAGATTGAATCCATACAATTTCGAAACAAAAGCAAAGGATGGACAAGGTTTCAAATCGTAATAGAGACAATAGACGGTAAGAAATATGAAGCTGTATATTACAAAGATTCTTTTTTCTATGGATTTTTAATAAATTTATATCTTGCGAGCATATGCTACAATTGTCCATTTTCAAAGATCCCTCGTCAAGGCGACATCACGTTAGGTGATTTCTGGGGAGTTCCAAAAGAGTACAAAGATGAGAGGGGAGTTTCTGTAGTACTTGTAAATTCGGAAAAAGGGAATGAATTTTTCTCCGAACTTATAGAAGGAAAAAGGATTTTCGCAGAACAGGTTCCTTTGGAGATAGCCGCCAAATCTAATCCAAGAATAATATCCGGCAGGCTGGAAATCCCAAAAGAAAGAGAACAAATCTTGAAGGCACTGAATAACAAAAGTTGGAAATATATAGCACGAAAATATATCAAACCACCTGTTGGTTTAAGAAGTATTATAATAAGAAGAGGTTTGAGCTTTGCAAAACGTATGATCAAAAAGATTTTTAAGGAGTGA
- a CDS encoding lipopolysaccharide biosynthesis protein gives MRQYKKLAVNTFLFAIGNIGSQSIIFLMLPIFTRYMIPEDFGKLDVINTTVSLLAPILSLQIIEAVFRFTVEFRKEQKSEDLLSSALLFSTIAIVFSLSLHPILTKISIFSKYSTYFYAIFYLTILGGIVRQYIRGIAKIKLYVTSDILYSIIFFTSNLILLVGLKLGVEAYLLSNILALLISSLFIIIFAGLHKQIRLKLNKNLLKEMLIYSVPLIPNGIMWWIISAADRYIIAYFLGYESIGIYSVAAKFPGLLTVLYRIFFQAWQLSSIEEYGKESYGVFFGRVFGVISSIMFLLSSLFFLIVKPFMNMFVGEAFVESWKYVPFLFLGAVFHTFASFYSVNYTVSKKTIGAFSTSAIAAGVKLTSILTLIRFLDIQAASVSSFLAYLSMWIVRVFHTRKIVKVELDVKHVVISSTIVLSQAILLLMIKNTFLLYALQAVLLTILLWNQKKYISKVVRFGRSFVESKANK, from the coding sequence TTGAGACAATACAAGAAACTGGCAGTGAATACTTTTCTTTTTGCTATAGGAAATATCGGTTCACAAAGTATAATTTTTTTGATGTTACCAATTTTTACCAGATACATGATCCCAGAGGATTTTGGTAAACTAGATGTCATAAATACAACTGTTTCACTACTAGCCCCAATTCTTTCACTCCAGATCATCGAAGCGGTTTTCAGGTTCACTGTTGAGTTTCGCAAAGAACAAAAAAGTGAAGATCTTCTATCTTCTGCTCTCCTTTTTTCAACAATTGCAATCGTTTTTTCTTTGTCTCTTCATCCAATTCTTACAAAAATAAGCATTTTCTCGAAGTACAGTACGTATTTCTACGCAATTTTCTATCTTACAATTCTCGGGGGAATTGTAAGACAGTACATCCGTGGCATCGCAAAAATAAAATTGTATGTAACCAGTGATATTCTTTATTCTATCATTTTTTTCACAAGTAATTTGATACTCCTTGTTGGACTTAAACTCGGAGTGGAAGCATATCTTCTGTCAAATATTTTGGCTTTGCTGATTTCTTCACTGTTCATAATAATATTTGCTGGTTTGCACAAGCAGATTCGTTTGAAATTGAACAAAAATCTTCTGAAAGAGATGCTCATCTACTCTGTCCCATTAATACCCAATGGCATTATGTGGTGGATCATTTCCGCAGCAGACAGATACATAATTGCGTATTTCCTCGGCTACGAATCGATAGGTATTTATTCTGTAGCAGCAAAATTTCCAGGTTTACTGACTGTGCTGTACAGAATCTTCTTTCAAGCTTGGCAACTTTCATCAATTGAAGAATATGGTAAAGAAAGCTATGGTGTCTTTTTCGGAAGGGTCTTTGGTGTAATTTCAAGTATCATGTTTCTCCTATCTTCGCTGTTCTTTTTGATTGTTAAGCCCTTCATGAACATGTTTGTTGGTGAAGCTTTCGTAGAAAGCTGGAAATATGTACCATTTCTTTTCCTTGGGGCAGTGTTTCACACTTTTGCTTCATTTTACAGTGTAAACTACACGGTATCAAAGAAAACTATTGGAGCCTTTTCAACTTCAGCTATTGCGGCAGGAGTAAAACTCACATCTATACTTACGTTGATAAGATTCCTCGACATCCAAGCGGCTTCTGTCTCTTCCTTTCTAGCGTATCTTTCCATGTGGATTGTAAGGGTTTTTCACACAAGGAAAATTGTAAAAGTGGAACTTGATGTAAAACATGTTGTAATCTCTTCTACTATAGTGCTTTCACAGGCGATCCTTCTACTGATGATCAAAAACACCTTTTTATTGTACGCTCTTCAAGCAGTTCTTTTGACAATCCTTCTATGGAATCAAAAAAAGTACATATCAAAAGTCGTCAGATTTGGCCGATCATTCGTTGAATCAAAAGCAAATAAATAA
- a CDS encoding DUF2922 family protein codes for MKRLFLDFVNQVGGKRRRITIQSTKEDPTSRQVSNAMDVFISLEVVPGTQVLM; via the coding sequence ATGAAAAGGTTGTTTCTTGATTTTGTGAATCAAGTGGGAGGTAAAAGAAGAAGGATAACTATTCAATCAACGAAAGAAGATCCAACAAGCCGGCAAGTTTCAAATGCAATGGATGTGTTCATAAGCCTAGAAGTAGTGCCAGGTACTCAGGTACTTATGTAA
- a CDS encoding glycosyltransferase family 4 protein yields MKILVITNLAPTNSNPMAGIFVVKRLEQFIKFGVDYFAVSLGFEDDWPAKLTRKILRKNPVTPLNRMGKVEFTPILIRRSLAKTILFKTGLISYYGLKYSNRIKSLLEISKFDLIHAHGMYSIPAGEIAYLLAKEYNKPFVITLHGSDVNLLMPKRKERYIEILENASRCIFVSRALLEKAKSFGYSGQNAVVIPNGYDPDVFKPMDKNAVRKELGIYKENTHYVGFVGNLIPIKRADKLPEIFGKIAKELPNTRFLIVGDGVLKDKILKEMKGLDVVFTGRVVQTKVAKYMNAMDVMVLPSRNEGWPCVVLEAQACGTCVIGSSNGGIPEAIGFEEYVVEEGENFEDRFARKMVDVLKSGYDRNKLIERAKRFTWEEIVKREIKIYNQVG; encoded by the coding sequence ATGAAAATTTTAGTGATCACAAACCTTGCACCAACCAATAGTAACCCTATGGCCGGGATATTTGTGGTGAAAAGGCTTGAGCAATTTATAAAATTTGGTGTTGATTATTTTGCCGTATCGCTTGGTTTTGAAGATGATTGGCCTGCAAAGCTGACAAGGAAAATACTGAGGAAAAATCCTGTCACACCTTTGAATCGAATGGGAAAAGTGGAATTTACACCAATTTTGATTCGGCGCAGCCTTGCAAAAACGATTTTGTTCAAAACAGGCTTGATATCCTATTATGGATTGAAATATTCAAATAGAATAAAATCACTCCTTGAAATTAGCAAATTCGACCTCATACATGCTCATGGTATGTACTCAATTCCTGCCGGAGAGATTGCGTATCTTCTAGCAAAAGAATACAACAAGCCTTTTGTAATAACATTGCACGGCAGTGATGTGAATTTGCTAATGCCAAAAAGAAAAGAAAGATACATTGAGATCCTTGAAAATGCCTCAAGATGTATCTTTGTAAGCAGAGCACTCCTTGAAAAGGCAAAATCTTTTGGATACTCTGGACAGAACGCTGTTGTGATACCAAATGGGTACGATCCAGATGTGTTCAAACCCATGGACAAAAATGCCGTGAGAAAAGAACTTGGAATATACAAAGAAAACACACACTACGTGGGCTTTGTTGGAAATCTTATCCCCATAAAAAGGGCAGATAAACTTCCTGAGATATTTGGGAAAATAGCGAAGGAACTTCCCAACACCAGATTTTTGATCGTTGGAGATGGAGTGTTGAAAGATAAAATACTAAAAGAGATGAAAGGACTCGATGTTGTCTTTACTGGAAGGGTGGTGCAGACAAAGGTTGCAAAATATATGAACGCAATGGACGTGATGGTGCTTCCAAGCAGAAATGAAGGCTGGCCTTGTGTTGTCCTTGAAGCCCAAGCTTGTGGAACGTGTGTGATAGGAAGCAGCAATGGAGGAATTCCAGAAGCAATAGGCTTCGAAGAGTATGTGGTGGAAGAGGGAGAAAACTTCGAGGACAGATTTGCCAGAAAAATGGTTGATGTTCTAAAGAGTGGCTACGACAGAAACAAATTGATAGAAAGAGCAAAGAGATTCACATGGGAAGAGATTGTGAAAAGGGAAATAAAAATTTACAACCAGGTGGGATGA
- a CDS encoding oligosaccharide flippase family protein yields MKQYIKGFLSFSAGTWIRAIVSFFSTPVISYLIVPEEFGKAAMFTLVYNIALLVSLTGLDQSFVRYYYQEEKRNELFWSCVFLPFTFGISVSLIFILFESHLSLILFGKDYQGIGLIFSISLMTGIFQRFNQLSIRMQKRGVLYSILDVVNSLGNVGGTIVFALTVSKSFYAVVWGQICGNVSALVLGFITDRESRKFAKVNFKKIGEFLKYGLPLLPNSLLFWLFSSIDRISLRQYSNFTEIGLYSAAFKIVSVMQLFQAGFTTFWVPLAYEKYESQPDSREFFKKANQMVSLTIFLFGLLVLSFKDVIFLLFARSYRNASFIAPFLILQPIMYVISETTVLGINFTKRTYWHIVVTGLSALANFAGNQLLVPYLGAKGAAISTGLSYVLFFTLRTLIAEKLYPIGFNLKKIYAGVLVVLLIAFFGTFLQNSLIFPLLSVAGMFLILLLYRDEMIYLKNHFKNLHR; encoded by the coding sequence ATGAAACAGTATATAAAGGGATTCCTTTCGTTTTCTGCTGGCACATGGATCCGTGCTATTGTTAGCTTTTTTTCTACTCCCGTCATAAGTTATCTGATTGTTCCTGAAGAGTTCGGAAAAGCAGCCATGTTCACACTCGTTTATAACATCGCTCTTCTTGTTTCTCTAACAGGGCTCGATCAGAGTTTTGTGAGATATTATTACCAAGAAGAGAAAAGGAATGAGTTGTTCTGGAGTTGTGTATTTTTACCTTTTACTTTTGGTATTTCTGTATCCCTTATTTTCATTCTTTTCGAGTCTCATCTTAGTCTGATTCTTTTCGGAAAAGACTATCAAGGAATAGGACTTATTTTCTCCATCTCTCTTATGACGGGCATCTTCCAGAGGTTCAACCAACTCTCTATCAGAATGCAAAAGAGAGGAGTTCTCTATTCTATACTTGATGTAGTGAATTCTCTTGGAAACGTGGGAGGAACCATAGTTTTTGCTCTGACTGTTTCAAAAAGTTTTTATGCTGTTGTCTGGGGACAGATCTGTGGAAACGTATCAGCTCTGGTTTTGGGTTTTATCACCGACAGAGAGTCACGGAAGTTCGCGAAGGTAAATTTCAAAAAAATAGGAGAGTTCCTAAAGTACGGTTTGCCGCTTCTTCCGAATTCTCTCCTATTCTGGCTTTTTTCTTCAATAGACAGAATTTCCCTGAGACAGTACTCAAATTTCACAGAGATAGGACTCTACAGTGCGGCTTTCAAGATAGTCTCTGTGATGCAGCTGTTTCAGGCAGGTTTTACCACATTTTGGGTACCACTTGCTTATGAAAAATATGAATCCCAGCCCGATTCCAGAGAATTCTTTAAAAAGGCAAATCAAATGGTGAGCCTCACCATATTTTTATTTGGTCTTCTTGTTCTTTCCTTCAAGGATGTGATCTTCTTGCTCTTTGCCAGAAGTTACAGAAATGCATCTTTCATTGCTCCTTTTTTGATTCTACAGCCGATCATGTACGTTATATCGGAGACAACGGTTCTTGGGATAAACTTCACAAAAAGGACATACTGGCACATCGTTGTGACCGGACTTTCTGCCCTGGCCAATTTTGCAGGAAACCAGCTTCTTGTTCCATACCTTGGTGCAAAAGGTGCCGCCATATCCACAGGTCTTTCATATGTTCTTTTCTTCACCCTCAGAACACTCATAGCCGAGAAACTTTATCCGATCGGTTTTAACCTGAAGAAGATCTACGCTGGTGTCCTTGTTGTCTTACTGATAGCATTTTTTGGAACTTTCCTGCAAAATTCCCTGATCTTTCCTCTTTTATCCGTCGCAGGGATGTTTCTTATCTTGCTTCTGTACAGAGACGAGATGATCTATCTGAAAAACCATTTCAAAAACCTGCACAGGTAA
- a CDS encoding AAA family ATPase → MKQTVADLLSVLVDRPLREGESEYLVDRAREINYLNSIALHQPFGIVGVSGETGIGKTTVLNFVNPEGVFTVRVNISLRDSMESILYDLLHSLALSLEKVEGVSDLAKEVRKWITDEVSTIKGFSLGVSFGVNASLTHEKSIRPRFNFFKAREKLGELIKQTVQRKGKFLLIIDELDKEKKEDVLRVIDSIKNFIIMEDFVVILSLPFSIYREYAADRLRWNEAGNLENIFTDIVFVEPLKKLEIKELIIKRLGSYIELIEDGVLDIVADFSDGNPRDGLWILTKAIYDNIHKELLSKEDLINTINRTISEYTGLTLNLTENQKKAIRILRGSVYTREKIIETLQKEGFKRTTAYSVMDQLIQKRILLVEKEGYRISGKFSYMEI, encoded by the coding sequence GTGAAGCAAACAGTGGCCGATCTTTTGAGTGTTCTGGTGGACAGACCGCTCAGAGAAGGCGAATCAGAATATCTGGTGGACAGGGCCAGGGAGATAAACTATCTGAACTCAATAGCACTCCACCAACCTTTTGGGATCGTGGGTGTTTCTGGAGAAACGGGCATTGGAAAAACGACGGTACTCAACTTCGTGAACCCGGAAGGAGTCTTCACGGTCAGGGTGAACATCTCGCTCAGAGACTCCATGGAGAGTATACTCTACGATCTTCTGCACAGTCTGGCGCTTTCCCTGGAGAAGGTGGAGGGAGTGTCGGATCTTGCAAAAGAGGTTAGAAAGTGGATAACGGATGAAGTTTCAACCATAAAAGGCTTTTCCCTCGGTGTTTCCTTTGGTGTGAACGCCAGCCTGACACATGAAAAATCGATCAGACCGAGGTTCAATTTCTTCAAAGCCAGAGAAAAGCTCGGAGAACTGATAAAACAGACGGTTCAGAGAAAAGGAAAATTCCTTCTGATCATAGACGAACTGGACAAGGAAAAGAAAGAAGACGTTCTCAGGGTGATAGATTCGATAAAGAACTTCATCATCATGGAGGACTTTGTCGTCATACTTTCTCTTCCCTTTTCTATATACCGAGAGTACGCTGCCGACAGACTGAGATGGAACGAAGCAGGAAATCTGGAAAACATATTCACAGACATCGTTTTTGTTGAGCCTCTGAAGAAACTTGAGATCAAAGAGTTGATCATCAAAAGGCTTGGATCTTACATTGAACTCATCGAAGACGGAGTGCTCGATATAGTGGCCGATTTTTCCGATGGAAACCCAAGAGACGGCCTGTGGATACTGACAAAGGCGATCTACGACAACATTCACAAGGAACTGTTGAGTAAAGAGGATCTGATCAACACGATCAACAGGACGATATCAGAGTACACCGGGCTGACTCTGAACCTGACAGAAAACCAGAAAAAGGCCATTCGAATCCTGAGAGGTTCTGTCTACACCAGAGAAAAGATCATAGAAACACTTCAGAAAGAGGGCTTCAAGCGAACAACGGCGTACTCAGTCATGGATCAACTCATTCAAAAGCGAATACTCCTTGTTGAAAAAGAAGGCTACAGGATCTCTGGAAAGTTCAGTTACATGGAGATCTGA
- a CDS encoding nucleotidyltransferase family protein, whose protein sequence is MLKRSSDSAKIFYPEYKREKVLGIIRNSLPQLLKKLPVRLVVLFGSYAKGNFTVFSDVDLLVVYEDPFREDAYKIVKRTIKLKGLEPHVYSLSEYKQMEKTISKMIEGGVVVYKAL, encoded by the coding sequence ATGCTGAAAAGATCATCCGATTCTGCGAAGATCTTCTATCCAGAATATAAAAGGGAAAAGGTCCTGGGAATCATCAGGAATTCCCTTCCACAACTCCTGAAGAAACTTCCTGTGAGACTTGTGGTACTTTTCGGCTCTTATGCGAAGGGAAATTTCACCGTCTTCAGCGATGTCGATCTTCTTGTCGTGTACGAAGACCCGTTCAGAGAAGACGCTTATAAAATAGTGAAAAGGACCATCAAATTGAAAGGACTGGAACCGCACGTCTACTCTCTGAGTGAATACAAACAGATGGAAAAGACCATCTCGAAGATGATCGAGGGTGGAGTGGTTGTTTATAAAGCGTTATAG